NNNNNNNNNNNNNNNNNNNNNNNNNNNNNNNNNNNNNNNNNNNNNNNNNNNNNNNNNNNNNNNNNNNNNNNNNNNNNNNNNNNNNNNNNNNNNNNNNNNNNNNNNNNNNNNNNNNNNNNNNNNNNNNNNNNNNNNNNNNNNNNNNNNNNNNNNNNNNNNNNNNNNNNNNNNNNNNNNNNNNNNNNNNNNNNNNNNNNNNNNNNNNNNNNNNNNNNNNNNNNNNNNNNNNNNNNNNNNNNNNNNNNNNNNNNNNNNNNNNNNNNNNNNNNNNNNNNNNNNNNNNNNNNNNNNNNNNNNNNNNNNNNNNNNNNNNNNNNNNNNNNNNNNNNNNNNNNNNNNNNNNNNNNNNNNNNNNNNNNNNNNNNNNNNNNNNNNNNNNNNNNNNNNNNNNNNNNNNNNNNNNNNNNNNNNNNNNNNNNNNNNNNNNNNNNNNNNNNNNNNNNNNNNNNNNNNNNNNNNNNNNNNNNNNNNNNNNNNNNNNNNNNNNNNNNNNNNNNNNNNNNNNNNNNNNNNNNNNNNNNNNNNNNNNNNNNNNNNNNNNNNNNNNNNNNNNNNNNNNNNNNNNNNNNNNNNNNNNNNNNNNNNNNNNNNNNNNNNNNNNNNNNNNNNNNNNNNNNNNNNNNNNNNNNNNNNNNNNNNNNNNNNNNNNNNNNNNNNNNNNNNNNNNNNNNNNNNNNNNNNNNNNNNNNNNNNNNNNNNNNNNNNNNNNNNNNNNNNNNNNNNNNNNNNNNNNNNNNNNNNNNNNNNNNNNNNNNNNNNNNNNNNNNNNNNNNNNNNNNNNNNNNNNNNNNNNNNNNNNNNNNNNNNNNNNNNNNNNNNNNNNNNNNNNNNNNNNNNNNNNNNNNNNNNNNNNNNNNNNNNNNNNNNNNNNNNNNNNNNNNNNNNNNNNNNNNNNNNNNNNNNNNNNNNNNNNNNNNNNNNNNNNNNNNNNNNNNNNNNNNNNNNNNNNNNNNNNNNNNNNNNNNNNNNNNNNNNNNNNNNNNNNNNNNNNNNNNNNNNNNNNNNNNNNNNNNNNNNNNNNNNNNNNNNNNNNNNNNNNNNNNNNNNNNNNNNNNNNNNNNNNNNNNNNNNNNNNNNNNNNNNNNNNNNNNNNNNNNNNNNNNNNNNNNNNNNNNNNNNNNNNNNNNNNNNNNNNNNNNNNNNNNNNNNNNNNNNNNNNNNNNNNNNNNNNNNNNNNNNNNNNNNNNNNNNNNNNNNNNNNNNNNNNNNNNNNNNNNNNNNNNNNNNNNNNNNNNNNNNNNNNNNNNNNNNNNNNNNNNNNNNNNNNNNNNNNNNNNNNNNNNNNNNNNNNNNNNNNNNNNNNNNNNNNNNNNNNNNNNNNNNNNNNNNNNNNNNNNNNNNNNNNNNNNNNNNNNNNNNNNNNNNNNNNNNNNNNNNNNNNNNNNNNNNNNNNNNNNNNNNNNNNNNNNNNNNNNNNNNNNNNNNNNNNNNNNNNNNNNNNNNNNNNNNNNNNNNNNNNNNNNNNNNNNNNNNNNNNNNNNNNNNNNNNNNNNNNNNNNNNNNNNNNNNNNNNNNNNNNNNNNNNNNNNNNNNNNNNNNNNNNNNNNNNNNNNNNNNNNNNNNNNNNNNNNNNNNNNNNNNNNNNNNNNNNNNNNNNNNNNNNNNNNNNNNNNNNNNNNNNNNNNNNNNNNNNNNNNNNNNNNNNNNNNNNNNNNNNNNNNNNNNNNNNNNNNNNNNNNNNNNNNNNNNNNNNNNNNNNNNNNNNNNNNNNNNNNNNNNNNNNNNNNNNNNNNNNNNNNNNNNNNNNNNNNNNNNNNNNNNNNNNNNNNNNNNNNNNNNNNNNNNNNNNNNNNNNNNNNNNNNNNNNNNNNNNNNNNNNNNNNNNNNNNNNNNNNNNNNNNNNNNNNNNNNNNNNNNNNNNNNNNNNNNNNNNNNNNNNNNNNNNNNNNNNNNNNNNNNNNNNNNNNNNNNNNNNNNNNNNNNNNNNNNNNNNNNNNNNNNNNNNNNNNNNNNNNNNNNNNNNNNNNNNNNNNNNNNNNNNNNNNNNNNNNNNNNNNNNNNNNNNNNNNNNNNNNNNNNNNNNNNNNNNNNNNNNNNNNNNNNNNNNNNNNNNNNNNNNNNNNNNNNNNNNNNNNNNNNNNNNNNNNNNNNNNNNNNNNNNNNNNNNNNNNNNNNNNNNNNNNNNNNNNNNNNNNNNNNNNNNNNNNNNNNNNNNNNNNNNNNNNNNNNNNNNNNNNNNNNNNNNNNNNNNNNNNNNNNNNNNNNNNNNNNNNNNNNNNNNNNNNNNNNNNNNNNNNNNNNNNNNNNNNNNNNNNNNNNNNNNNNNNNNNNNNNNNNNNNNNNNNNNNNNNNNNNNNNNNNNNNNNNNNNNNNNNNNNNNNNNNNNNNNNNNNNNNNNNNNNNNNNNNNNNNNNNNNNNNNNNNNNNNNNNNNNNNNNNNNNNNNNNNNNNNNNNNNNNNNNNNNNNNNNNNNNNNNNNNNNNNNNNNNNNNNNNNNNNNNNNNNNNNNNNNNNNNNNNNNNNNNNNNNNNNNNNNNNNNNNNNNNNNNNNNNNNNNNNNNNNNNNNNNNNNNNNNNNNNNNNNNNNNNNNNNNNNNNNNNNNNNNNNNNNNNNNNNNNNNNNNNNNNNNNNNNNNNNNNNNNNNNNNNNNNNNNNNNNNNNNNNNNNNNNNNNNNNNNNNNNNNNNNNNNNNNNNNNNNNNNNNNNNNNNNNNNNNNNNNNNNNNNNNNNNNNNNNNNNNNNNNNNNNNNNNNNNNNNNNNNNNNNNNNNNNNNNNNNNNNNNNNNNNNNNNNNNNNNNNNNNNNNNNNNNNNNNNNNNNNNNNNNNNNNNNNNNNNNNNNNNNNNNNNNNNNNNNNNNNNNNNNNNNNNNNNNNNNNNNNNNNNNNNNNNNNNNNNNNNNNNNNNNNNNNNNNNNNNNNNNNNNNNNNNNNNNNNNNNNNNNNNNNNNNNNNNNNNNNNNNNNNNNNNNNNNNNNNNNNNNNNNNNNNNNNNNNNNNNNNNNNNNNNNNNNNNNNNNNNNNNNNNNNNNNNNNNNNNNNNNNNNNNNNNNNNNNNNNNNNNNNNNNNNNNNNNNNNNNNNNNNNNNNNNNNNNNNNNNNNNNNNNNNNNNNNNNNNNNNNNNNNNNNNNNNNNNNNNNNNNNNNNNNNNNNNNNNNNNNNNNNNNNNNNNNNNNNNNNNNNNNNNNNNNNNNNNNNNNNNNNNNNNNNNNNNNNNNNNNNNNNNNNNNNNNNNNNNNNNNNNNNNNNNNNNNNNNNNNNNNNNNNNNNNNNNNNNNNNNNNNNNNNNNNNNNNNNNNNNNNNNNNNNNNNNNNNNNNNNNNNNNNNNNNNNNNNNNNNNNNNNNNNNNNNNNNNNNNNNNNNNNNNNNNNNNNNNNNNNNNNNNNNNNNNNNNNNNNNNNNNNNNNNNNNNNNNNNNNNNNNNNNNNNNNNNNNNNNNNNNNNNNNNNNNNNNNNNNNNNNNNNNNNNNNNNNNNNNNNNNNNNNNNNNNNNNNNNNNNNNNNNNNNNNNNNNNNNNNNNNNNNNNNNNNNNNNNNNNNNNNNNNNNNNNNNNNNNNNNNNNNNNNNNNNNNNNNNNNNNNNNNNNNNNNNNNNNNNNNNNNNNNNNNNNNNNNNNNNNNNNNNNNNNNNNNNNNNNNNNNNNNNNNNNNNNNNNNNNNNNNNNNNNNNNNNNNNNNNNNNNNNNNNNNNNNNNNNNNNNNNNNNNNNNNNNNNNNNNNNNNNNNNNNNNNNNNNNNNNNNNNNNNNNNNNNNNNNNNNNNNNNNNNNNNNNNNNNNNNNNNNNNNNNNNNNNNNNNNNNNNNNNNNNNNNNNNNNNNNNNNNNNNNNNNNNNNNNNNNNNNNNNNNNNNNNNNNNNNNNNNNNNNNNNNNNNNNNNNNNNNNNNNNNNNNNNNNNNNNNNNNNNNNNNNNNNNNNNNNNNNNNNNNNNNNNNNNNNNNNNNNNNNNNNNNNNNNNNNNNNNNNNNNNNNNNNNNNNNNNNNNNNNNNNNNNNNNNNNNNNNNNNNNNNNNNNNNNNNNNNNNNNNNNNNNNNNNNNNNNNNNNNNNNNNNNNNNNNNNNNNNNNNNNNNNNNNNNNNNNNNNNNNNNNNNNNNNNNNNNNNNNNNNNNNNNNNNNNNNNNNNNNNNNNNNNNNNNNNNNNNNNNNNNNNNNNNNNNNNNNNNNNNNNNNNNNNNNNNNNNNNNNNNNNNNNNNNNNNNNNNNNNNNNNNNNNNNNNNNNNNNNNNNNNNNNNNNNNNNNtctgctttttgtgactcctctctttggctggaaaatggctgtgtgtgtttttgtgactaggctctaacctaacataatcatatggtgtgctttcgctgtaaaatatttttgaaatcggacacgatgggtagattaacaagaagttaagctttaatttggtgtattgaacttgtgaatgtatgaaagttacagATTTCTAAaaaagtatttttgaatttccgcCTTccgccttttcagcggaatgttgtcgaggggttccgctagccataagaagttttaaaaaggGGTGAAAAGTGAGTGCTGGCCTTTCAAAAATAAAAGTAGTTTATACCTAGGGGAGCCAAGCCAAGATCCAGAACCATCAGTTCCCCCTGgcctccccccaccaccaccaccccccctgCAGGGTGCCAGGCCACCAGGACGGGCGGGATGGGGCAGGGGGCGAGCAGcgacacccctctcctctcatcgtAGAGGACCAGAGAGGAGTCGCTGAGGCCCAGTAGCAGGGTGGTTGAGGAGGGGTMGCGGCAGCAGGAGACGGGGCGCGAGGAGAGGGGGATACGGGTCGCCGAGAGACGTTGGAGGCGGCCGCGGGCGCACTCGTACACACAGGCGTCTGCCCAGGACGTcccggtggtggtggtgtgggatcCTTGGGGTCCTTCAGGCAGCTCCACGGACAGAAGCTGGTACGGCTGCAGGAGACTGAAGCAGAGATCCAACAGGTCACCCTCAGTACACATGGAGCTGAGcacctggaggggagagagaggaagagagagggggaaagagagacaggttaggcagaggagggagaaagagagagagagagaaagagagacacgacgagacagagagactcagacacgagacagacagagacagagagacagagagagagagagatcagagagagagagaggagagagagagagagagagagagaacagatggggggggagggggagggggggagagagagacgagagagggagagagaagagagagagagaggagaagagagagagagagaggagaggactcagagagagagcagagagagagactcaggagagagaagacagacagacgacagacagacgacagacagacagacagacagacagacagaacagacagacagacagacagacagacagacagatcagacagacagacagagagacagacagacagaccagacagacgaggagagaagagagagaggagagagagagaagagagagaggagacggagagagagagagagagagagagagagagagacagacagacagacagacagacagcagacagactcagacagagacaagagagagagacagaagaaacaggactcagaagagaggagagacagcagacagagacagagctagagagacagacagagacagacagacagacagacagacagacagacagacagacagacagacagcgacagacagacagacagacagacagacgacagacagacagacagaacaataaCAGGTAGCTTCACTACTCCTCTAGAGATGGAGTGCCAATCAAACAAGCCAATGATAAGTGCTCCATTCAACTCAAGGTCACAAAGTTTTCCTGGAACATTCCTACCAGTTCTTTGGCATATGCACTaaacaacaaacaataccacTGCCTAGGTGGTAAATTGCTCTAGGGACAAATAAAGCTGTAATGAATTGAACCCCACAAATGACAGAAAGTCGGTAACCTACTGACACAGAACACTGCAACACAAACAATAGGGCTGTGGATGTTGTGTAGCTACAGTGACAGTCGACTAATTCATTTAGCTAGTCTCCCTCCGTGCCTGATTGTCCCCATGTCAGTTCCTGCTGTTTGTCCCTCCTATCGGTCAGTCTCCCTCCTGCCTGACTTGTCCCTCCCTATCGGTcagtctccctccctgcctgactTTGTCCCTCCCTATCTGGTCAGTCTCCCTCCTGCCTGACTTTGTCCCTCCCTATCGGTcagtctccctccctgcctgaaCTTTGTCCCTTCCTATCGGTcagtctccctccctgcctgactTTGTCCCTTCCTATCGGTCATTCCCCTCCGTGTCTGACTTTGTCCCTTCCTACGGTCAGTCTCCCTCCGTGTCTGACTTTGTCCCTTCCTATCGGTCAGTCTCCCTCCGTGTCTGATCTTTTGTCCCTTCCCTATCGGTCAGTCTCCCTCCGTGCCTGACTTTTCCCTCCCTATCGGTtcgtctccctccctgcctgactTTGTCCCTCCCTATCGGTcagtctccctccctgcctggacTTTTCCCTTCCTATCGGTTCAGTCTCCCCCGTGTCGACTTTGTCCCTTCCTATCGGTcagtctccctccctgcctgactTTGTCCTCCCTATCGGTCAGTCTCCCTCCCTGCTGAGCTTTGTCCCTCCCCTATCGGTcagtctccctccctgcctgactTTGTCCCTCCCTATCGTCGTCCCCCCTATCGCAGTCTCCCTCCGTGCCTGAACTTTGTCCCTCCTAGCGGTCATCTCCCTCCGTGCCTGACTTTGTCCCTTCCTATCGgtcagtctccctccctccctattggtccagtctccctcccttccttcctgtctccctccatccctatcaGTAAGACTCCCttgcctgcctccctccttcactcattCCCTGCctgcatcctccctccctccctccctgcttgtctatctccatccctccctatTGGTTAgttctgccctctctccctccctgtctgtcttcctcctcttccctccctccctgtctgtctgtctccccccctctgctcgctcctccccccctcccctccctgtcgttgtccctccctgtctctgtctccctctgtccctccctccctgctgctctgtctcccccgctgtctctgtctccctctggtccctccctccctgcttgtctcgttccctccctccctgcctctggtctgtctgtctgcctccctccctccctccctccctatctgcctccctgcctgcgcTGGTGCCAAAACAAAGCAAAAGCCGTAGTTTGGCAGGCTCTGCCAAGAAGAGACTAGGCAGGTTTTACCCACCATGGGCTGAGTccacaaatggctccctattcccctaattatagtgcactactttaggaccaGATCCCTTTGAGCTCCCCATATACCCTGGTCAcaagcagtgcactaaatagggaataggtgccatttggaatacaaCAGGAAGGAAACAGATGACTGTTTTAGGCTCCTTTTTTTCTTCCCATAACTCGAGCCAGCTCCTGCTGCACcccggggcgggggggggggagttggCGGGGAAGGGTGCTGACAGCACAGAAAGGGGATGACTGAgaagagagttgtgtgtgtgtgtgtgtgtgtgtgtgtgtgtgtgtgtgtgtgtgtgtgtgtgtgtgtgtgttgtgtgtgtgtgtgtgtgtgtgatgtagtgtgtgtgtgtgtgcttagagtgtgtgtgagaggcaaGAGGTTAAAGGGAGGGTGGTGGGTTGGCATTTTGCCAGCGTCATGGTGAGCCACACCTGCCCCAGCCACAGACCCTCGTTCTCTGGGTCGGTACTGCCCGACATGCAGGGCGGctcaccactacactacacacacactcacaacttcACAGGCACACAcgattcacagacacacacacacacacacaggcttcagCTCCTCCAGACAGTACCACTCTGATCTACACACCTAGACTACATTATCTTCAAGCCCACCTCTTAGTTAAANNNNNNNNNNNNNNNNNNNNNNNNNNNNNNNNNNNNNNNNNNNNNNNNNNNNNNNNNNNNNNNNNNNNNNNNNNNNNNNNNNNNNNNNNNNNNNNNNNNNNNNNNNNNNNNNNNNNNNNNNNNNNNNNNNNNNNNNNNNNNNNNNNNNNNNNNNNNNNNNNNNNNNNNNNNNNNNNNNNNNNNNNNNNNNNNNNNNNNNNNNNNNNNNNNNNNNNNNNNNNNNNNNNNNNNNNNNNNNNNNNNNNNNNNNNNNNNNNNNNNNNNNNNNNNNNNNNNNNNNNNNNNNNNNNNNNNNNNNNNNNNNNNNNNNNNNNNNNNNNNNNNNNNNNNNNNNNNNNNNNNNNNNNNNNNNNNNNNNNNNNNNNNNNNNNNNNNNNNNNNNNNNNNNNNNNNNNNNNNNNNNNNNNNNNNNNNNNNNNNNNNNNNNNNNNNNNNNNNNNNNNNNNNNNNNNNNNNNNNNNNNNNNNNNNNNNNNNNNNNNNNNNNNNNNNNNNNNNNNNNNNNNNNNNNNNNNNNNNNNNNNNNNNNNNNNNNNNNNNNNNNNNNNNNNNNNNNNNNNNNNNNNNNNNNNNNNNNNNNNNNNNNNNNNNNNNNNNNNNNNNNNNNNNNNNNNNNNNNNNNNNNNNNNNNNNNNNNNNNNNNNNNNNNNNNNNNNNNNNNNNNNNNNNNNNNNNNNNNNNNNNNNNNNNNNNNNNNNNNNNNNNNNNNNNNNNNNNNNNNNNNNNNNNNNNNNNNNNNNNNNNNNNNNNNNNNNNNNNNNNNNNNNNNNNNNNNNNNNNNNNN
Above is a window of Salvelinus sp. IW2-2015 unplaced genomic scaffold, ASM291031v2 Un_scaffold4725, whole genome shotgun sequence DNA encoding:
- the wdpcp gene encoding WD repeat-containing and planar cell polarity effector protein fritz homolog: LQVLSSMCTEGDLLDLCFSLLQPYQLLSVELPEGPQGSHTTTTGTSWADACVYECARGRLQRLSATRIPLSSRPVSCCRXPSSTTLLLGLSDSSLVLYDERRGVSLLAPCPIPPVLVAWHPAGGVVVVGGGQGELMVLDLGLAPLVSFTFSPHPSPPSLPSSGALSGGQLGPGELLQQRLRCGQVDQALGILGAMEWSTMGTECYRAVTSVTDYLLRLELDQTREAQLEAALGVFYAPPRPLSDSVVLEYRGPISKYARRFFHHLL